The following DNA comes from Pseudomonas triticicola.
GGAGCAGGAGGCGCAAACCGCCCGCCAGGATCAGGACCGCCCGACCTTGCTCAAGGCTTATCGGGATCGCGCGCTGATTCTGTTGGGCTTCTGGCGTGGCTTTCGCAGCGACGAGTTGTGCCGCCTGCAGATCGAGCATGTGCAGGCGAGCGCTGGCAAGGGCATCACTTTGTATCTGCCGCGCAGCAAGGGCGACCGGGAAAACCTCGGGCAGACTTATCAGGCCCCGGCGCTGCTCAAGCTATGCCCAGTGCAGGCCTATATCGATTGGATTACAGAGGCTGCGCTGGTACGCGGCGCGGTGTTCCGCAGCATTGATCGCTGGGGCAATCTGAGCGAGGAGGGCTTGCACGCCAACAGCATCATTCCGCTGCTGCGCCAGGCGTTGCAGCGCGCCGGGATTGCCGCCGCCAACTACACCAGCCATTCACTGCGGCGTGGCTTTGCCACATGGGCGCATCAAAGCGGCTGGGACCTTAAATCGCTGATGAGTTACGTCGGCTGGAAGGACATGAAATCCGCCATGCGCTATGTTGAGGTCAGCCCATTCCAGGGAATGG
Coding sequences within:
- a CDS encoding site-specific integrase, translated to MSDIDRYLQAATRDNTRRSYRMAIEHFEVTWGGFLPATADSVARYLVEHAGVLSINTLKLRLSALAQWHNSQGFADPTKAPVVRKVFKGIRALHPAQEKQAEPLQLQDLQRVIDCLEQEAQTARQDQDRPTLLKAYRDRALILLGFWRGFRSDELCRLQIEHVQASAGKGITLYLPRSKGDRENLGQTYQAPALLKLCPVQAYIDWITEAALVRGAVFRSIDRWGNLSEEGLHANSIIPLLRQALQRAGIAAANYTSHSLRRGFATWAHQSGWDLKSLMSYVGWKDMKSAMRYVEVSPFQGMARIMDKPDQP